The Pectobacterium sp. A5351 genome contains the following window.
GGATCCCTCGATCGTGACCTTTATCCTAATCGCTGGATAGCGCCCTGACCTTGATATAGAGCAGGTAAAAAGTCGGTTAATGTTAAATCTCACGCGTGTTATTAATTAAATTATTTAATATTTTCAGTTGGTTATATTGTTATATGAAAGTAATGGACTGGTTGCATATAACCTTGTTTTTTATCTGGTTTTTGGCGGTTTATTTTGGGGAAGGATTCTGATTTTCGTTATTTTTGTTCATTTTTTCATGAAATAACTCGTTACTTTTCCTTACACCCCTCATAATGTCTGCCGCTATTTAAATGCAGCAACATACGGTTTCATCAAAACACTGTTGCTGCTAAATAACGTGTTTTACGGCATTTTCATTATGAATCAATAACCTAGTTTTGATCGGGGTTAAGGGATTATCACTAAGGGATAGTGTTATGAATAAAAAAGTCGTTCTTTGTTCTGTATTCATGTCAGCAGCGTTGTTGAGCGGATGTGCTACAGAGTCTTCCCGTACCGTAGAAGCACAAAAAGTCACTTCTTACAGTACGCCTTATCAGGGCGTTCGCAGCCCGATTTCCGTCGGAAAATTTGAAAACCGCTCTAACTATATGAACGGTATTTTTTCTGATGGTGTTGACCGCTTAGGTAATCAATCCAAGACCATTCTTGTTAGTCACCTTCAGCAGAGCGGCCGCTTTAATGTGTTGGATCGCACCAATATGGAAGAGCTGAAAGCGGAAGCGGGGATTAAAGGACAAACACAGACGCTGAAAGGTGCTAGCTATGTTGTTACCGGAGATGTGACCGAGTTTGGTCGCAAAGAAGTGGGTGACCATCAACTGTGGGGCATACTTGGGCGCGGCAAAACACAGGTTGCTTACGCAAAAACCACCTTGAATGTGGTGAACGTACAAACGTCTGAAGTCGTTTATTCCGTACAGGGTGCGGGCGAGTACACCTTGTCCAACCGTGAAGTTATCGGTTTCGGCGGTACGGCCAGCTATGACTCGACGCTGAACGGTAAAGTGCTGGATTTGGCTATTCGTGAAGCCGTCAATAATCTGGTTGCGGGAATTGAAAGTGGTGCCTGGCGCCCAGCGAACTAATGGAATAGGAATATAACCATGTTATCTCATAAGAAAATTGTCCTGCTGCTTGCAGCGGCAGTACTGGCTGGTTGTGCGTCCCAGCCAAAAACGATTTATAGCTGGGACAAATATCAGCCCGCTCTTTACGATTACTATCAACAAGATAAAGTCGGCCCAGAGCAGCAAATTCTTGCTTTGAATGAATCGATCGAAAAAGCAAAAGCCGCGAATAAACCTGTCCCGC
Protein-coding sequences here:
- a CDS encoding CsgG/HfaB family protein, which encodes MNKKVVLCSVFMSAALLSGCATESSRTVEAQKVTSYSTPYQGVRSPISVGKFENRSNYMNGIFSDGVDRLGNQSKTILVSHLQQSGRFNVLDRTNMEELKAEAGIKGQTQTLKGASYVVTGDVTEFGRKEVGDHQLWGILGRGKTQVAYAKTTLNVVNVQTSEVVYSVQGAGEYTLSNREVIGFGGTASYDSTLNGKVLDLAIREAVNNLVAGIESGAWRPAN
- a CDS encoding DUF4810 domain-containing protein; translated protein: MLSHKKIVLLLAAAVLAGCASQPKTIYSWDKYQPALYDYYQQDKVGPEQQILALNESIEKAKAANKPVPPGLYAQLGLLYANTGRDSEARQQFETEKAKFPESAPFMDFLLSKNKGSIK